From the genome of Colletotrichum destructivum chromosome 10, complete sequence, one region includes:
- a CDS encoding Putative glutaredoxin, thioredoxin, Thioredoxin-like superfamily, which produces MAFLFRRLFSSAQTSPANMAATKQKVQQLIDDNKVVIFSKSYCPYCRQTKSTLDELNTDYTVLELDQIDDGSAIQDALQEITGQRSVPNSFIAQKHIGGNSDLQNLLKGGKLENLLKEAGALKA; this is translated from the exons ATGGCATTCCTCTTTAGAcgcctcttctcctccgcccAGACATCACCCGCAAACATGGCCGCCACCAAGCAGAAAGTCCAGCagctcatcgacgacaacaaggtcgtcatcttctccaAGTCGTACTGCCCCTACTGTCGCCAGACAAAGTCCActctcgacgagctcaacACCGACTAcaccgtcctcgagctcgaccagATTG acgacggcagcgccaTCCAGGACGCCCTCCAGGAGATCACCGGCCAGCGCTCCGTCCCCAACTCCTTCATCGCCCAGAAGCACATTGGCGGCAACTCGGACCTGCAGAACCTGCTCAAGGGCGGCAAGCTCGAGAACCTcctcaaggaggccggcgcccTCAAGGCGTAA
- a CDS encoding Putative chalcone isomerase, giving the protein MFRPRTLRALPRGLQQPAVRTSRRTLFSRQRNSASRPVERMNIRQIGEERMNYDRDRTYFLAAGAIAGVISFIYTGNKLLNALAAEKKRNANANGNGNSGGYQLDSSVPTETFTTEAGSKRKVVLHDDEGREVVPTGNKTVPSFPRTIDLSLSQTHRDPAAPIAASVLDADGVEYTLVGLGIRTVTFLGIQVYMVGHYVATADVAKLQHYLTKKINPIATTLVPSERDSLKAKLLDPVEGEETWSALLQEVGCRSAFRIVPVRDTDFPHLRDGFVRAITARSSVDKDAYGDEAFGEAMKEFKRLFSRGKVQKEKELLLCRDEKGALEVVFDDGRSFGRQTIGKVQDERVSRLLWLNWLAGRSVASEPARQSIIDGVMEFVERPVGTVATQVV; this is encoded by the coding sequence ATGTTCCGCCCACGCACCCTCCGGGCTCTGCCCAGGGGTCTGCAGCAACCCGCCGTCCGAACATCGCGGCGCACCTTGTTCTCCCGCCAGCGCAACTCGGCGTCTCGCCCCGTCGAACGAATGAACATCAGGCAGATCGGCGAGGAACGCATGAACTACGACCGCGACCGCACCtacttcctcgccgccggcgccatcgcgGGCGTCATCTCCTTCATATACACGGGCAACAAGCTGCtcaacgccctcgccgccgagaagaagcgcaacgccaacgccaatgGAAACGGAAACTCCGGTGGCTACCAGCTCGACTCGTCGGTGCCGACCGAAACTTTCACGACCGAGGCCGGCTCCAAGCGCAAGGTCGTCctgcacgacgacgagggcagGGAGGTGGTGCCCACGGGCAACAAGACGGTACCCAGCTTCCCCCGGACCATTGATCTGTCCCTGAGCCAGACGCACCGTGACCCGGCCGcgcccatcgccgcctcggtcCTTGAcgcggacggcgtcgagtACACactcgtcggcctcggcatccgCACCGTCACCTTCCTGGGCATCCAGGTCTACATGGTGGGTCACTACGTTGCGAcggccgacgtcgccaagctgcAACACTACCTCACCAAGAAGATCAACCCGATCGCGACAACGCTCGTGCCCTCGGAGCGCGACAGCCTCAAGGCGAAGCTGCTGGACccggtcgagggcgaggagacgTGGTCGGCGCTCCTGCAGGAGGTCGGCTGCCGCAGCGCCTTCCGCATCGTGCCGGTCCGCGACACCGACTTCCCCCACCTGCGCGACGGTTTCGTGCGCGCCATCACGGCGCGCTCGTCGGTCGACAAGGACGCCTACGGCGATGAGGCGTTTGGCGAGGCCATGAAGGAGTTCAAGAGGCTGTTCAGCAGGGGCAAGGtgcagaaggagaaggagctgtTGCTGTGCCGCGACGAGAAGGGcgcgctcgaggtcgtcttTGACGATGGCAGGAGCTTCGGCCGGCAGACGATCGGCAAGGTGCAGGACGAGCGCGTGTCGAGGCTGCTGTGGCTCAACTGGCTGGCCGGCCGCAGCGTCGCGTCGGAGCCCGCGCGGCAGAgcatcatcgacggcgtcatgGAGTTCGTCGAGAGGCCCGTCGGGACCGTCGCAACGCAGGTCGTGTAA